The following DNA comes from Helicobacter pylori.
TCCCCCAATAAATGGGAATGGTATGGCTAAAGTAAGCGTCAATGATTTTTTCAGTTACATAGCCATAGCCTTGAGTGTTTTCAAAACACAGATTGAATTTGTATTGGCTTAAAAACTCGCTCTTGTTTTTGACATTATAGCCCAAAGTGTTTTTCACGCTCCCTCCCCCAGTAACTGGCTCAATAGCGTTTAAAGCGTCATAGAAAGCGTTCCTTTTAGGAGCGTTAGGGTTGCTTGCGACAAAGCTCGCAAACCCTCTTTTCAAAGGATCGCTCTCATTATTCACTACTGCGCATAAATGGGGGTGGTTTTCTTTAAAATGATGGGAGGGTTTTTTTAAAGCATAAAGGCTGTCGGTTTTAATCTTGTAGGGTGCGGTGGTGTCATTCACGCTCTCGGCTTTATGGTGTAGTCTATCATAATATAAAGGCATTCTCAAATAACGATCTCTAAAATCCAATTCATCAAAGCCTATGGCGTAATCAAAGAGGTTGAAATTAGGGACTTCGTTCTCACCGGTGTAAAACACTCTTTTAGTGTTTTGATAGGATAAGATTTTTCT
Coding sequences within:
- a CDS encoding glycosyltransferase family 10 domain-containing protein encodes the protein RKILSYQNTKRVFYTGENEVPNFNLFDYAIGFDELDFRDRYLRMPLYYDRLHHKAESVNDTTAPYKIKTDSLYALKKPSHHFKENHPHLCAVVNNESDPLKRGFASFVASNPNAPKRNAFYDALNAIEPVTGGGSVKNTLGYNVKNKSEFLSQYKFNLCFENTQGYGYVTEKIIDAYFSHTIPIYWGSPSVAKDFNPKSFVNVCDFKDFDEAIDYVRYLHTHPNAYLDMLYENP